The sequence CCGACGCGGTGCAGGACTTCAAGGGCTTGCTGCTCGAACGCGGCGCTTCGGCCAACGCCAAGCCCGAGCTCGAGATTTTCGCCGACGACGTGAAGTGCGCCCACGGCGCCTCGATCGGCGAGATGGACGAGACGGCGCGCTTCTACATGGCCGCGCGTGGGATTCCGCCCGAAGTGGCGAAGTCCTTGCTGGTGCGGGCGTTCATCGCCGATGCTTTCGCGGCATTGGATGACGAGCTTGAGCAGGAGCGTCTGCTGGATGCGGCGCTGGCCGTGCTGGGTGACGTGGCGTGAGCACCGTACCCGTCCTCGATCAAGCCATCGATCTCAAGGCTGATTTCCCCGGCCTGCTGAATGTCGACGGTTCCCGCTGGCACTACCTCGATTCCGGTGCCACGGCGCAGAAGCCGCAGGCCGTGATCGACGCGGTCAGCAAGGCGATCGGCGCAGACTACGCCACGGTCCACCGCGGCGTTTACACCCGCTCGGCCGAGATGACGCTCGGCTACGAAGCCGCCCGGCGGCGAGTGGCGGCATTCATTGGCGGGCGCGAGGACGAGGTGGTCTTCACACGCGGCGCGACCGAGGCGATCAACCTCGTGGCTTACTCCTGGCCCGACAAGGGGCGGGTGCTGCTGTCCGAGCTGGAGCACCACTCCAACATCGTCCCCTGGCAGCTGGCCGGTTGGCAAGTCGACGTTTGCCCGATCACTTCGGACGGACGGATCGATCTCGACGAGGCCGAACGGATGCTGACGAAGGACCACAAGATGGTCGCCTTCGCCCACGTTTCGAACGTGCTCGGCTCGGTGCTCGACGTTACGCGCGCGGCGGAACTGGCGCATGCGGTCGGCGCGAAGCTGTTGCTTGACGGATGCCAGGCCGTGCCGCGCATGCCGGTCGATGTCGCGGCGCTAGATTGCGATTTCTACGCCTTCTCCGGGCACAAGCTCTACGGCCCGACCGGGATCGGCGCCTTGTGGGCCCGGGCCGAACTGCTCGACCGCATGCCCCCGTGGCAGGGCGGCGGCGCGATGATCGAGAAGGTGACCTTCGAGAAGACCACCTTTGCCCCGCCCCCGCAGCGGTTCGAGGCGGGTACGCCGGCGATCGTCGAGGCGATCGGGCTGGGCGTGGCCTGCGATTACGTGGCCAGCGTCGGGCTTGAGGCGATCCACGAACACGAGGCGCGTCTGGTCAAGCAGTTGCGCGACGCCTTGCGCGGCATGAACGACGTGCGCCTGTTCGGGCCCGAGGACAGCGCCGGTATCGTCAGCTTTGCGCTCGAGGGTATTCACCCGCACGATCTCGGCACCATATTGGACGAAGAGAACGTCGCCATCCGCGCCGGGCATCACTGCGCCCAACCCTTGATGGAGCGGCTCGGCGTTCCCGCTACGGCGCGGGCGAGTTTCGGGCTCTACAGCGATGAAAGCGATCTCGCCGCACTGCTGCGCGGGATCGAGCGAACCAAGAGGATTTTCGGATGAGCGAGGGAGCGGAGAAGTCTTTCCGCGTCGAGGAAGTGGACGGCGTTGAACCGCCGGTCCGGGCGCGCGTGGAAGACGTGGAGACGCCCGCGGAAAAGCTCGGGCGCAAGAAGGACTACCTGGAAGGGTTCCTGGCGCAGAAGCCGCAAGCGGCTGCTCCGGGCGATCCCGGCGGCGATCTCTACGAGCGGGTGATCGACGCCCTGCGCGAGATCTTCGACCCCGAGATTCCGGTCAATATCTATGACCTCGGCCTGATCTACGGGGTCGATGTTTCGCCTGACGCAGATGTGGCTGTGACCATGACCTTGACGACGCCGCACTGCCCGGTGGCGGAATCGATGCCCGGCGAAGTCGAACTGCGCGTCTCGTCGGTCCCGGGCGTGCGCGATGCCGAGGTCAGCCTGGTGTGGGATCCGCCATGGGATCCGGCCAAGATGAGCGACGAAGCGCGGCTCGAACTGGGGATGCTTTGATGACTGAAACCAAGATCCGCCAGCGTCCTGCCGCCGTCAACCTGACGCCGACTGCCGAACAACGCATTGCCGACCTGATGGAGCAAGCGCCCGAAGGCGCGATCGGCGTGCGCCTCTCGACCCCGCGTCGCGGGTGTTCGGGGCTCGCCTATTCGGTCGACTACGTGACGCAGGAACAGGCGTTCGACGAGAAAATCGAGACTCCCGGCGGCGTGTTCTACATCGACGGCGCGAGCGTGCTCTACCTGATCGGCAGCACGATGGACTGGCAGGAAGACGACTTCACCGCCGGGTTCGTGTTCCAGAACCCCAACGCCAAGGGCGCTTGCGGCTGCGGCGAGAGCTTTACCGTATAGTCCGCGGCCCGCGTCCGTTTCAGGACGGAGCCGCGGTTCGGTTGGAATTCGGCTAGGCTTCTTCGGCCAGGAAGGCGATCAGCGCTTTCTCATACTCGTCGACAGCGCCATCCGCCTCAACGTGGGCGTCGAGCCATTGCGTCTCGCCGGCGTCGACCTTCTCAGCTTCGGTCAATTCCGCAAGCGCGTCGCGCGCGGGTTGCTTCTTGCCGAACACCACACCGAACGCATTCGGCGCGCTCTGGACCATGCGGCCGAGGAAGCGCGCCACGTGGGTCGTGTCATCGGCGACGAAGGCTTCGAGTTCGGCCGCCTGTTCGCGCGAGATCTGGGCTGTCCGCGAGGCGACGCCCTGCAGGTAGTTTGCTACGCCCTGCACGAACATGCGCTGCCATTCAGATGCGTTGTCAGCGCCGAGCGCTGCGTCCTTCAGGCGAAACAGCATTTCGGCCTCGACGCACGAAACCGCGGCCGGGCCATCGCCCGCCGGGGCGAACAGCACCCGGCGCAGGAGCGCGGCTTCGGTGGCGTTCACCGATCCAGCTATCAGTTCACCGCTCCGCGTCGGACCGCTGCCGGTCAGCACGGCCTGTTCGACCTGCTGGAGGATGTAGCTCTTGAGCCGCTGCGGCGCGTTGAGGCCGCGTTCGAGTACGCGGACGAGCAGTTCCAGCTCGGTCATGCCCTTGAGCTGGCCGTCGCGGTCGAGGCGCTCGATCAGCCAGGCCGCGGCGTCTTCGGAGACGTAACCGCGCGGTTCGGCCCCGTTGAGGACATATTCGCCGATCGCCTCGACGAAGAAGTCGCTCCATTCGGCCGTCGGTTGCTCTAGCGCGTCGTTGACGTCGAAGATCGCGGCGGCTTCCTGCGCCTGGATCGAGCCATCGCCCCAGCCAGCGCGGCGCAGGGCGAGGATTTCGTCGGCGGAGATCGCACCATCGGCGGCAGCCTGGCGCGCGATATCGGCGAACTGCATAGTCATGCTCGGTCGTGCTCCCTTAATTTTGGGAACAGGATATCGCGCAACAAGCTTAAATTGGGGTTACTTCGGCGGCGGGTCTTATCGACCCAGGGCGGCAACGCACGCCGCGCGATCGACATCCTGGCCGTCGCTCGCCCGGCGGGCTTCGACCCAGGTAGCGACCGGCTCAGCGCCTTCGCGCAGCGGATAGAGGAACACGTCGAGCACGCAGGCCTCGCCGGAAAACTGCAGCTTGCGCATGTCGCCTTCGCGCACGTCGAGGCGCGGGTTGCCGAATTGGCGCACCAAGGCGCCCGAATCCCGCTCGATCACCGACTCCAGCCCTGGCGCGCGCATGACCTGCGGCGCGCGGAAGCCCGGCACTGGCGGCGCGTTAGGCTGGGTCGGCGGTACGACCTGGGTGATTGGGGAGCGCGCCGGCGGTGGCGGCGGCGGCGGTGCTTTCGCTTGGGGAACGGTGGCGCATCCGGCCAGAAGCGGCAGGATCGGCAGCAAGAGTTTGAAACGCATGCTCAGGTGCGGCCTTTTCGGTGGATAAGGTGGGTTGAGGCGGCCGCCCCCAGCAGCGGCGCGAGCAAGTTCACGAACGGCACTGCCAGCAGCGCGGCGATAACGCCACCCAGCAGGAGCCGTTCACCCCGGCTGACGGGGGCGGGGTCTGCAGCGTCGCGACGGTGGCGAAGCCAGACCATGTCCTGCAGCTCACGCCCCACAAGAACGGCGTTCACCACCAGAAACAGCAGGGCTGGGCCAATGCCCGTGACCAGCAGCGCGATGGCGAAGGGAAAGGCGGCCAGATTGACGAACGACGCCCGCAACGCCGCCTTCAGGCTGGTGGAGAACTGTTCGCGCACCGGCAAATCGCGCGCTCGGGCGGCGGCTTGCGGATAGTAGCGCTGCTCGACCGCCTGGACCACGTCGTCGGCAAAGAACTGGATCACCGCCATGGCCACGATCCGCCAGGCGAGCCACAGGCCGACAAGGGCGACGAACAGCGATGCGAGTCCGCGAACCTCGTCCGCACCCGCAAATAACCGTTCGTCCAGGCCGAGGGCGGCCAGGGCCCAGTCGAGCAGATACCAGCCCCCGACCGCCACCAGGACGAACAGGACCACGGTAACTGCAAGGCTTTTCAGCAGGATCCGTATCACTCGGGGATCGGCCAATTGGCCGAGCGCGAGCAGCAGTGAAGTTGCGACCCCAGGCATAGACGCTTGCGATTGCGCGCGCAGCAGGCCAAGTCAACGCCCGCGCGGCCTGCTGAGCCGCGTGTCCTCCACTCGAATTCTCGGAAAACCGCATGTCCGAACCTAAATACGACGTCATCGCCATCGGCAACGCCATCGTCGACGTG comes from Altererythrobacter sp. Root672 and encodes:
- a CDS encoding aminotransferase class V-fold PLP-dependent enzyme, whose product is MSTVPVLDQAIDLKADFPGLLNVDGSRWHYLDSGATAQKPQAVIDAVSKAIGADYATVHRGVYTRSAEMTLGYEAARRRVAAFIGGREDEVVFTRGATEAINLVAYSWPDKGRVLLSELEHHSNIVPWQLAGWQVDVCPITSDGRIDLDEAERMLTKDHKMVAFAHVSNVLGSVLDVTRAAELAHAVGAKLLLDGCQAVPRMPVDVAALDCDFYAFSGHKLYGPTGIGALWARAELLDRMPPWQGGGAMIEKVTFEKTTFAPPPQRFEAGTPAIVEAIGLGVACDYVASVGLEAIHEHEARLVKQLRDALRGMNDVRLFGPEDSAGIVSFALEGIHPHDLGTILDEENVAIRAGHHCAQPLMERLGVPATARASFGLYSDESDLAALLRGIERTKRIFG
- a CDS encoding SUF system Fe-S cluster assembly protein, with translation MSEGAEKSFRVEEVDGVEPPVRARVEDVETPAEKLGRKKDYLEGFLAQKPQAAAPGDPGGDLYERVIDALREIFDPEIPVNIYDLGLIYGVDVSPDADVAVTMTLTTPHCPVAESMPGEVELRVSSVPGVRDAEVSLVWDPPWDPAKMSDEARLELGML
- a CDS encoding HesB/IscA family protein — protein: MTETKIRQRPAAVNLTPTAEQRIADLMEQAPEGAIGVRLSTPRRGCSGLAYSVDYVTQEQAFDEKIETPGGVFYIDGASVLYLIGSTMDWQEDDFTAGFVFQNPNAKGACGCGESFTV
- a CDS encoding EI24 domain-containing protein; this translates as MPGVATSLLLALGQLADPRVIRILLKSLAVTVVLFVLVAVGGWYLLDWALAALGLDERLFAGADEVRGLASLFVALVGLWLAWRIVAMAVIQFFADDVVQAVEQRYYPQAAARARDLPVREQFSTSLKAALRASFVNLAAFPFAIALLVTGIGPALLFLVVNAVLVGRELQDMVWLRHRRDAADPAPVSRGERLLLGGVIAALLAVPFVNLLAPLLGAAASTHLIHRKGRT